The genomic segment TGCAGCTGCTGACGATGCGTCGCCTCCAGCTGGCAGGTCACAAGCCGCTGGGGCTCGTCGGCGGGTCCACCGGTCTCATCGGCGACCCGCGGCCCACGGCAGAGCGCACCCTGAACACGCGAGAGACCGTCGCCGAATGGGTCGACCGGCTGCGCACGCAGGTGGAGCGGTACCTCAGCTTCGACGGCGACAACGCCGCGCGCATGGTGAACAACCTCGACTGGACGGCGCCGATGTCGGCGATCGACTTCCTGCGCGAAATCGGCAAGCACTACCGTGTCGGCACGATGCTCAAGAAGGACGCCGTCGCGGCGCGACTGAGCTCCGACGAGGGCATCAGCTACACCGAGTTCAGCTACCAGATCCTGCAGGGCATGGACTACCTCGAGCTGTACCGCCAGTACGGCTGCGTGCTGCAGACCGGCGGCTCCGACCAGTGGGGCAACCTCACCAGCGGCACCGACCTCATCCGTCGCGCCGAAGGGGTGTCCGCGCACGCCATCGGCACGCCGCTCATCACGAACAGCGACGGCACGAAGTTCGGCAAGAGCGAGGGAAACGCGATCTGGCTCGACGCCGAGATGTGCAGCCCGTACCGGATGTACCAGTTCTGGCTGAGCACCGCCGATGCCGACGTCATCGAGCGGCTGAAGGTCTTCACCTTCCTCAGCCGCGCCGAGATCGAGGAGTACGCCGCGCTGGTCGAGTCGGAGCCGTTCCGTCGCGCCGCGCAGAAGCGTCTCGCCCTCGAAGTCGTCGCCACGGTGCACGGCATCGATGCGACCGCCGCCGTGATCGCGGCATCCGAGGCATTGTTCGGGCAGGGCGACCTGACCGCTCTTGATGCGTCGACGCTGCGCACCGCGCTCGAAGAGCTTCCGAACGCGACGGTGGCCGCCGGCACGCCGGTGGTCGAAGCGCTGGTCGCGACCGAACTCGTGTCGAGCCTGGGCGAAGCCCGACGTGCGATCGCCCAGGGCGGCGTCTCGCTCGACGGCGAACGCGTCGAGGACGAGGCGGCCACGGTTCAGGGTTCTCTTCCCGGCGGAGTCTCCGTGCTCCGCCGCGGCAAGAAGACCCTCGCGGGCGTCTTCATCGGCTGAGCAGCGGATGCCGTTCACGCCGAGTCACGCGGTCGTCGCGCTGCCCTTCATCCGCACGCCGCTGGTGCCGGCGGCGATCGCGATCGGTGCGATGACTCCTGATCTCCCGCTGTTCCTGCGCGGCGTCGGGCTGGACTACTCGTTCACCCACACCTTCGCGAACGTCGTGTGGACCGCGGCCGTGGCACTCGTGCTGTTCGTCCTCTGGCGCGCGGTGCTGCGTCCCGCCGTTCCGGAGCTCGCTCCGCGATGGCTCGCGCGACGTCTCCCCGAGGAGTGGTCTGTCGGCGCGGTCGAGGCCGCCGGACGAGCAGTGGGTGTGGGGGAGAAGCGCGTCTATCCGCTGCTGCTCGCCGTCTCGCTCATCCTCGGGGTGCTCTCGCACATCGTCTGGGACCTGTTCACGCACGAGGGACGATGGGGCGTGCAAGCGCTCCCCGCGCTCGACGAGATGTGGGGTCCGCTCACCGGCTTCAAGTGGCTCCAGCACGGATCGAGCGTGCTGGGACTCGTGATCATCGGAGTGTGGGCGCTGCTCTGGCTGCGTCGGCACGGTGCGCGTCCGGCCCTCTCGCAGCGGTTGCCGCACGGTGTCCGCGTGACGTGGTGGCTGTCGCTGCCCGTGATCCTGCTCACGGCGTGGGTCATCGGTCTGGTCGTCCTCGGACCGCTCGACGCGGAATTCACCGTGCAGCACCTGGCGTATCGGGTTCTTCCCCCGGCGTGCGCGCTGTGGGGTGCCCTCACCCTGGTGCTGTGCGTCGTCCTG from the Microbacterium luteolum genome contains:
- the tyrS gene encoding tyrosine--tRNA ligase — translated: MSTPALTTATPAIDPTFENVWDELLWRGLVHVSTDQEALRALLAGDPITYYCGFDPTAPSLHLGNLVQLLTMRRLQLAGHKPLGLVGGSTGLIGDPRPTAERTLNTRETVAEWVDRLRTQVERYLSFDGDNAARMVNNLDWTAPMSAIDFLREIGKHYRVGTMLKKDAVAARLSSDEGISYTEFSYQILQGMDYLELYRQYGCVLQTGGSDQWGNLTSGTDLIRRAEGVSAHAIGTPLITNSDGTKFGKSEGNAIWLDAEMCSPYRMYQFWLSTADADVIERLKVFTFLSRAEIEEYAALVESEPFRRAAQKRLALEVVATVHGIDATAAVIAASEALFGQGDLTALDASTLRTALEELPNATVAAGTPVVEALVATELVSSLGEARRAIAQGGVSLDGERVEDEAATVQGSLPGGVSVLRRGKKTLAGVFIG
- a CDS encoding DUF4184 family protein — protein: MPFTPSHAVVALPFIRTPLVPAAIAIGAMTPDLPLFLRGVGLDYSFTHTFANVVWTAAVALVLFVLWRAVLRPAVPELAPRWLARRLPEEWSVGAVEAAGRAVGVGEKRVYPLLLAVSLILGVLSHIVWDLFTHEGRWGVQALPALDEMWGPLTGFKWLQHGSSVLGLVIIGVWALLWLRRHGARPALSQRLPHGVRVTWWLSLPVILLTAWVIGLVVLGPLDAEFTVQHLAYRVLPPACALWGALTLVLCVVLSLNRRSHQLG